CCGGACCCAAGCTTTCCGTTTGGAAGGAATCGCCCCCTGATGCGACGATACGCGCACTGTTAGACCTCGGTATCGGCGTCGTGACGGCGGATGAAGCCGCGGCACTTGCGGGTGCGCGCGCTCCTTCCTCCAGCCTTTCAAGCCCGGACGACGAAGCCCTGATTCTATTCACTTCGGGGACCACGGGAAAACCCAAGGGCGTCATTCATACTCACCGGTCGCTCGGCGCCAGGTGGAGCAGCTTGCGCAGCTTCCTCGGGATCGAGACCTTCCGTAGAACCTTGTGCTTGCTGCCGACGCACTTCGGTCACGGACTCATCTGCAACTCCCTTTTTCCCTGGCTCTTCGGTCAAGACCTCTACGTGCTGCCGCCTTTTCGTACCGACATTCTTGCCGGGCTTGGGACGGTGATAGACCAATATGCCATCACCTTTCTCTCCTCAGTGCCAACGGTGTGGCGGCTCGCGCTGAAAATCGCAAAGCCACCCGAAGGGAGTTCGCTTGAGCGCGTCTTTTGCGGGTCCGCGCCGCTGTCGGGGGCGCTATGGCGCTCGGTGCAGCAATGGACCCGTGCCAAGGAGGTGATGAATGCCTACGGGATAACCGAGACCGGGAGCTGGCTCGCGGGTACGACGGTCGCGAACGCGGTGCCCGAAGACGGCCTGATCGGCGAAGTTTGGGGTGGGGAACTCGTTGTTCTACGAACCGGCGACACGGCGATCTCGCCGTTATCTTCCGAGCGTTGTAGGCCCAATGAAGACGGCTATGTGTGGATCAAAACGCCGGCGTTGATGAAGGGCTATCTCGGGCGTGAAGACCTCAGGGCGGAAGTCGTCTTAGACGGATGGTTCTCCACCCGAGATATAGGCGCCGTCGACGAGCGCGGGTATCTCTACTTGCGCGGACGGGCGCGCGAGGAGATCAATAAGAGCGGTCAGAAGATCTATCCCGGCGACATCGACAGTGTGATCGAGCGTTTCGATGAGACCGTCGATGTCTGCGCCTTCGGATTTTCCGAACCGCTTCAGGGCGAAGACGTGGGCGTTGCGGT
The DNA window shown above is from Candidatus Binatia bacterium and carries:
- a CDS encoding class I adenylate-forming enzyme family protein; this translates as MVVTHGVGRLVEPFSARAWEPAEIFGRCQARAAYFAQRGVGRHDRIFLHHGNTLEFFVDLLASWHLGACAVPVDGRLTPYEIAALAQAAGPKLSVWKESPPDATIRALLDLGIGVVTADEAAALAGARAPSSSLSSPDDEALILFTSGTTGKPKGVIHTHRSLGARWSSLRSFLGIETFRRTLCLLPTHFGHGLICNSLFPWLFGQDLYVLPPFRTDILAGLGTVIDQYAITFLSSVPTVWRLALKIAKPPEGSSLERVFCGSAPLSGALWRSVQQWTRAKEVMNAYGITETGSWLAGTTVANAVPEDGLIGEVWGGELVVLRTGDTAISPLSSERCRPNEDGYVWIKTPALMKGYLGREDLRAEVVLDGWFSTRDIGAVDERGYLYLRGRAREEINKSGQKIYPGDIDSVIERFDETVDVCAFGFSEPLQGEDVGVAVVLRSSSEEALIRLHQWTGRHLAVHQMPQRWYLLKELPRTSAGKVNRRDVADFCETLAPVPMAKLLRERAAP